The Nostoc cf. commune SO-36 genomic sequence AAGTGATTCCTTAGAACTCAATTCTGGCAAGATATCCAAAGTTGTCGCCCGTTTGGAAACCACATCAGCAAATAACTCTTCATACCGATTTAGCGCTTGCTCAAAGGAATAGTTTTCTACCGCAAACTTTCTGCCTTTGCGCCCTAATTTTGCTGCTAATTCCGGCTGATTATATAAATCTAATACCGCACCGGCTAAAGCATCTGCTGACTCCGGTTCAACAATAATGCCGCCACCACTTTCTTTGATAGCTTTGGCAGCAGTACCAGTGGCGGGAACTGAACCCACTATTGGGCGGCCACTGGCTAACAACAGTGGTATTTTAGAAGGCATATTGAAGGAAATCACATTGCTCTTTTGCACAATCAACCCGACATCTGCGGCTGCTAACATTTGCGGTAGTTTTTCTCGCGGTTGCAATGGTAACAGCAAAACGTTATCTGCACCACAAGCAAGACAATGTTTTTGCAACCTTTTGAGAGCTTGAGATTCACCCGCAATTACAAAGACAATTTCTTTGAGATGACGCAAGCGAGATGCTGCTTCTATTACTGTCTCCAAACCTTGCGTCAGAGCAATATTACCTGAATAAAGCACTACAAATTTATCATCGAGTTGATGAGTAGCTCTCCAAGAGTTATTCTCCTTCGGTAAAGGGCGAATAAAATTTAGATTTACCCAATTTGGAATACAGACAATTTTATTAGCCGGGACACCTTTATTTTTTAAATTATCTACAAAGCCATCGGCAATGACACTAATGCTATGTGCAGTTCGGTAGGCAAATTTTTCTAAAGCTTCCAGGGCTGAAATCATTAACTTATTTTTAATTAGCCCAACACGCACAGCAGCTTCCGGCAGGATATCTTGCACATTCAGTACTACTGGGCAGTTGTATAGCCAAGCTATTAAAGTTGCAGGTAAGCAGACTAGTAACGGTGGCACTGTTAAGAGAATTAAATCAGGTCGCTCGCCCCTGAGAGCTTGTGGCAAACTTGTAAAAACAAAGCTCAACTCTAGCAGTAGGCGATCTATAAGGTTAGGTTTAGATTTAATCCGCAGGTAACTACGTTGAATGGTGACACCATTTTTGTGTTCAGTAACGTATAATTTACCCCGATAGCGATCGTAAATCTGACGCTGAGGATAGTTAGGCATACCTGTAATTACCCGCACTTGATGCCCTCGTTTCACTAGCCCTTCTGCTAGTTCAGTCATCAAAGGTGCAATGCCGATTGGTTCTGGATGATAGTTATATGAATAAATCAGAATTTGCATGAACTATGTAATGTCCTAAAAGCATTTTTATAATGTTGGCTTTACTGTCTTATACAGTTTTTATCTGCCTTGTTCCAGATTTAATTACCTGAAACTTTTGCCCGGTGTTACCGCCGAGAGTACGCTACCGAAATTATTTACATGGTGCGTTATGCCTTTGGCATAACGCACCTTACCAGGACTGTTACTCAAGCATCAGCAGAACTTAATACTGTTTTTGCAGTTACTTTTCTAAGCTGAAGACTGTCTTTTGTTGCCCACGTTCCGCAAGGTGATAGTAGCAGCCCCAAGTCCGAGCAATACGAAACCCAATGCTGAACTTGGTTAAGGTACTTTAGTTGTACCCTCTACGTTTAGCACTTGAACGCGACCTTGAAGAAATCGCCCACATAAAGCTTGCCATCTTTGAGGCTTGTGCCACCCAGTCCAGTTAAATCTCCCGGGAGTAAGGTCGAGGGGGTGCCAAAAGGAGGAGCCAGTTAATGCTGGAGGCGGTACCGGGTTGCCTGATGCATCTAGGGCTGGTTCACCGTAGGAAGTCAAGAAGTTACCGTTTTTATCAAACACCTGAACGCGGCTGTTGATAGAATCAGCTACATAAACATTCTCTTGTTCGTCCACTTCGATGCAATGGCTGAAGAAGCTGTCCAGGCCCGCTACCTGCTGAACCAAATGCCAACAGAGGATTACCAGTTGGATCGAGTACTTGAACGCGGTTGTTATACTGGTCAGCTACAAAGATATTTCCACTAACTGGGGAAATTCTTATACCTGCTACGCCTTGGAATTCCCCAGGTGCAGTGCCAAGAGCGCCACCAATGACACCAATTGGCTGTCCGTCTGGTGTGAATTTAAGGATTCTTTCGCCGTTAAAATCACCTACGTAAACGTTGCCAGTTTTGTCAAATGTCAAACCAGATGGGCCAAAGAAAATCCTATCATTTACGCGAGGGGTAAAATCTCCGTTTGCAAAGGATCTAATAAAATTACCCTGAGAATCGAATTGATTGATGCGGTTGTTGTAAACATCACCTGAATACAAATCCCCTGTTACGGGATTAAAGTCTACAGTTGTTGGCTCGTCAAACTGCCCAGGCCCTGTGCCACCGGAGCCAATTGCTCCAATATACTGACCGCTAGGATTAAATATTTCAATTTTGTTACCAAGGTCGAAGTTAGGAGTACCATCCGCCGGGTTAATACCGCGTCCGTTAGCTATGAGGGTATTCCCTTGGCTATCCACCGCTATCCCTTGGGGAACAAAAAGTTCTCCAGGGCCGAAGCCAGGACTACCAATACTTCTGTCGTAAGTTAATGTTACAGCCTTGGCTTGGGCTGCTGTTGCCAAGACCATCAATCCAGTACCGAGAATGCCGATTGAGAAATTTTTGACTAATCCCATGAGTTTGAAGTCCTGGTTGTATGAGTGTATACTCTTTCCTAGACTAATATTCGTTCCCAGTCCTAGTTCGGGAACCCTAATATTTGGGCTGCTGCCTCCTGTTTGAAATGCAACTTTCTGTGTGAGGCAGCAGCCTATTCTCTAACCATTACCTGACATCAGGTAATGAGGAATTAGACTATCTCTGCTTTGGGTAGCAATTCACCCAACTTGTCTTGGCGTTTGCGCTTGGCGATCGCACCAGTTGCGCCTACACTAGCAAGGGCTAGTAAGCCAAGTATTGAAGTAGGTTCGGGGACTCTTTCTGTAACAATACCATCCACCCGAACAACCGATCCTAGTTCTGGGCCAACACCGCGTTTGGTGACGTATATTTGCCCGTCAGGGCCAATATCGATTCCAGCAGACGATTCCAACCCTTCACCGGCAGCAACCAGGATTGTGCGAGTTAAATCTGGAGCAACTTTAATCAGAGAACCGGGAAGGAACCGTAAGTCACCCTTTAACTGAGACTCGTCGCCGAACTGTAACACCAGCAAATTGCCTTGATCATCAAAGGTTAAGTCTGTGATTTGTGTAAACCCATCCAGAAAAACCTCTGGGTTCCCATCTTCGCCGATGCGGAAGATCCGCGATTGATTTTCTGGATATGGAAAACCTGAATATTCGGCAACGTACAAGGCTCCATCGGGGCCAATCGTGCCACCTGTAGGTACTGCTTGAATTGCGATGTTTCCTCCTGGAAGCATTTCTACTAACCCTGGAGGCAGTTCTTGTCCTGGTGGTAAAGGTGGTAATGTCGAGGCACTAAGGACTTTCTTGGGAATTGCGATCGCCTCAGACTCACTTCCATCAAGTTTGATTTTATAAGCGGCGTTTCCACCACCGTCAACGACATAAGCAGTATCACCACTAACGGTCAAATCAAAGGGGTTGGTAACTACATCCCCACCGTCTGGGTTATTAGTAATTTCATACTTGCCGAAGTCGAAAATACTTTCCAGCTTTCCGGTATTCAAGTCAGCTTTGAAAAGTTGTGCTAAAAGCGGAGTATTCAGTACTTTATCGGGTGTGGATGGCGGGAAAGTAGCAAGTTGCTGTGGTGGGATAGTGAATTGAGAACCAAGGTTAAGTGATTCTAAATCACGATTTCCTGGATAACCAGCAAACCCAGTTAGAAGATAAGCATTCCCCTGAGAGTCGAATTGTATATCTTGAATACCAGCGCCTTGGTTGCCAGTAGGTTGCTCTGCTATAGATTCAAAGTTATTGAATAGACGCTGTGTGGTTCCATCTGATGCAACTTTGACCAGTGAACCACTATTACCAGCACAGATAGGCTGAAACAAGGTACTCGGAGATGGTTGGCAATTCCGTTTCCTCCGATACCTGGCTCTGCTACGTAGAGAGTACCGTCAGGGGCCAAAGCTAACAGCCCGTGCATTACTGACTCCATCAACAACTGTCGTTAGCGTTGCAGCTTGTACAGATGGCGTTCCACAAATAGCAGCAAAACAAAATGTCAGAGATGTAAGAGCAAATGATTTGAGTTTCATACCTTTGGAGATTGAGAATTAAATAAGTGGAAAACTTTATGGTTATTAAAAGATGACTAATCCCAGTCTTTGAGGAACTTAGGATTGGTTTGAAACTCTTTACTTGAGCGCCACAAACCCATTTATGGGAGGTTTAGTAGCTTCTCTTTTTGTGCAAGCAACCAGCGCCAAAAGCAGCGATCGCTAATATGCCTAAAGCAGAACTCGGTTCAGGGACAGATTTGATATTTTCAATTCTGAGAACTTGTCCACCTCCAGGGCGATCGCCTCGGTTTGTGACGTATACTGCGCTATCAGCACCAATAGTCAAGGCGCTAGGCGACTCTAATCCATTCCCACTCAGAAGAGTTGTGCGTGTCCCATCAGCAGATATTTTGATGACAGAACCATCAAAATCGCCCTTCCAAGCTGACTGATTGGCGTACTGCAAAGCATACAAATTGCCCTCAGTATCAAATTCCAAGTCTGTGAGTTGGGTAAAATCCATCGGCGAAGACTGTTGGCTTGCCATCAGCACCGACTCGATAGATTTTTGCCCCACCTTCCGGGAAGGGAAAACCAGTAAATTGGCTGATGTAATAAGCGCCATCATGGCCTTTAGTCACACTTGAGGGTACTGGTTGACTTGCAAACTGCGATCGCACCACTTCACCTTGAGATGGCACTTGTGCCGGCTCATTGGATGGTGTACCGGAGGGTGGAAAAACTGGATTAGTCAAGATGTCTTGGGGAAACGCAACTATGGACTGCAA encodes the following:
- a CDS encoding glycosyltransferase family 4 protein; this encodes MQILIYSYNYHPEPIGIAPLMTELAEGLVKRGHQVRVITGMPNYPQRQIYDRYRGKLYVTEHKNGVTIQRSYLRIKSKPNLIDRLLLELSFVFTSLPQALRGERPDLILLTVPPLLVCLPATLIAWLYNCPVVLNVQDILPEAAVRVGLIKNKLMISALEALEKFAYRTAHSISVIADGFVDNLKNKGVPANKIVCIPNWVNLNFIRPLPKENNSWRATHQLDDKFVVLYSGNIALTQGLETVIEAASRLRHLKEIVFVIAGESQALKRLQKHCLACGADNVLLLPLQPREKLPQMLAAADVGLIVQKSNVISFNMPSKIPLLLASGRPIVGSVPATGTAAKAIKESGGGIIVEPESADALAGAVLDLYNQPELAAKLGRKGRKFAVENYSFEQALNRYEELFADVVSKRATTLDILPELSSKESLVDI
- the scyF gene encoding scytonemin biosynthesis PEP-CTERM protein ScyF (ScyF is a conserved protein in biosynthesis systems for the scytonemin, a Trp-derived cyanobacterial natural sunscreen, although it is not absolutely required.); the encoded protein is MGLVKNFSIGILGTGLMVLATAAQAKAVTLTYDRSIGSPGFGPGELFVPQGIAVDSQGNTLIANGRGINPADGTPNFDLGNKIEIFNPSGQYIGAIGSGGTGPGQFDEPTTVDFNPVTGDLYSGDVYNNRINQFDSQGNFIRSFANGDFTPRVNDRIFFGPSGLTFDKTGNVYVGDFNGERILKFTPDGQPIGVIGGALGTAPGEFQGVAGIRISPVSGNIFVADQYNNRVQVLDPTGNPLLAFGSAGSGPGQLLQPLHRSGRTRECLCS
- a CDS encoding ScyD/ScyE family protein, translated to MFQPICAGNSGSLVKVASDGTTQRLFNNFESIAEQPTGNQGAGIQDIQFDSQGNAYLLTGFAGYPGNRDLESLNLGSQFTIPPQQLATFPPSTPDKVLNTPLLAQLFKADLNTGKLESIFDFGKYEITNNPDGGDVVTNPFDLTVSGDTAYVVDGGGNAAYKIKLDGSESEAIAIPKKVLSASTLPPLPPGQELPPGLVEMLPGGNIAIQAVPTGGTIGPDGALYVAEYSGFPYPENQSRIFRIGEDGNPEVFLDGFTQITDLTFDDQGNLLVLQFGDESQLKGDLRFLPGSLIKVAPDLTRTILVAAGEGLESSAGIDIGPDGQIYVTKRGVGPELGSVVRVDGIVTERVPEPTSILGLLALASVGATGAIAKRKRQDKLGELLPKAEIV
- a CDS encoding ScyD/ScyE family protein: MDFTQLTDLEFDTEGNLYALQYANQSAWKGDFDGSVIKISADGTRTTLLSGNGLESPSALTIGADSAVYVTNRGDRPGGGQVLRIENIKSVPEPSSALGILAIAAFGAGCLHKKRSY